A stretch of the Candidatus Binatia bacterium genome encodes the following:
- the hisF gene encoding imidazole glycerol phosphate synthase subunit HisF has protein sequence MLAKRIIPCLDVKDGRVVKGVNFVGLRDAGDPVEIAQRYDEEGADELTFLDITASHERRKIILDVVARTADTVFMPLTVGGGVRELQDVRDLLNAGADKVSINTAAVQHPEFVRAAAERFGSQCTVVAIDAKRVAGSATAKWEVYTHGGRTPTGLDAVEWARRMETYGAGEILLTSMDRDGTKEGYDLALTRAIADAVRVPVIASGGVGTLEHIYEGLTTGGATAALAASIFHYREYTVRQCKEYLAARGVPVRI, from the coding sequence ATGCTCGCCAAGCGCATAATACCCTGCCTCGACGTAAAGGACGGACGCGTAGTCAAAGGCGTCAACTTCGTTGGCCTGCGGGATGCCGGCGACCCGGTGGAGATCGCACAGCGTTACGATGAAGAGGGTGCCGACGAACTCACCTTTCTCGACATCACCGCGTCACACGAACGCCGCAAGATCATTTTGGACGTGGTCGCGCGCACGGCCGACACCGTCTTCATGCCGCTCACGGTGGGTGGCGGCGTGCGCGAGTTGCAGGATGTTCGCGATCTGCTCAACGCCGGAGCCGACAAGGTCTCGATCAACACGGCGGCGGTGCAACACCCGGAGTTCGTCCGCGCCGCAGCGGAAAGGTTCGGCAGTCAATGCACTGTCGTTGCGATTGATGCAAAGCGCGTTGCAGGCAGCGCAACGGCGAAGTGGGAGGTGTACACGCATGGCGGCCGCACACCGACCGGCCTCGACGCGGTGGAGTGGGCACGACGCATGGAGACGTACGGAGCGGGCGAGATCCTGCTCACCAGCATGGATCGCGACGGCACCAAGGAAGGCTACGATCTCGCCTTGACGCGGGCGATCGCCGATGCGGTGCGGGTGCCGGTCATCGCCTCCGGCGGAGTCGGCACGCTCGAGCACATCTACGAAGGCCTCACGACCGGCGGTGCCACGGCGGCACTGGCCGCGTCGATCTTCCACTACCGCGAGTATACCGTCCGGCAGTGCAAGGAGTACCTGGCCGCACGCGGGGTGCCGGTGAGGATCTGA